The following proteins come from a genomic window of Natronosalvus vescus:
- a CDS encoding sensor histidine kinase — translation MALGASYVGLALLFAAFPTVDDLSSAAIVIVVLFTAFPGTVLLYGGYRLTRADIHAALYERIAGWVLGSIGLMALILFLSQLASEVAGLVPNLLILTALASLAGFGMGLYDAQARTRAREAEQRSRELAYQNNRLEGFAGVLAHELRNPLAIARGYHEQLDPRNEEASREVALAHDRIEEMIDILLIIVRGSATDADDEPIDLAVLADQAWNGIDDGTGSETLEVATNGAIRGDVVHVHHLLVNLFQNSVEHAQADVTVRIGDLEDGFFVEDDGPGIPVERHDEVVEPGVTTSSRGTGLGLMLVTQLASLYDWEWTLTESRDGGTRFEFTGVDLVGDAN, via the coding sequence ATGGCACTCGGCGCTAGCTACGTCGGACTGGCGTTGCTTTTTGCCGCGTTCCCAACTGTCGACGACCTCTCTTCGGCAGCTATTGTAATCGTCGTGTTGTTTACCGCTTTTCCGGGTACAGTCCTCCTGTACGGCGGCTATCGGTTGACTCGAGCGGACATCCATGCCGCGTTATACGAACGTATCGCCGGCTGGGTGCTCGGTTCCATCGGTCTCATGGCACTTATCCTGTTCCTTTCGCAACTGGCGAGCGAAGTCGCCGGACTCGTTCCGAACCTGCTGATTCTCACCGCCCTCGCTAGCCTTGCTGGCTTCGGGATGGGTCTCTACGACGCTCAGGCGAGGACGCGAGCACGCGAAGCCGAACAGCGAAGTCGCGAACTCGCCTACCAGAACAATCGACTGGAGGGATTCGCTGGCGTGCTCGCACACGAACTCCGAAATCCGCTCGCGATCGCCAGGGGCTACCACGAGCAGTTAGATCCCCGAAACGAGGAGGCATCACGGGAGGTTGCCCTCGCCCACGACCGGATCGAGGAGATGATCGACATCCTCCTCATTATCGTCCGCGGGTCGGCCACGGACGCTGACGACGAGCCGATCGATCTCGCCGTTCTGGCCGATCAGGCGTGGAACGGGATTGACGATGGGACTGGATCGGAAACGCTCGAGGTCGCCACCAACGGCGCGATCCGGGGCGACGTCGTTCACGTCCACCACTTGCTGGTGAATCTCTTCCAGAATAGCGTCGAACACGCCCAGGCGGACGTGACCGTCCGTATTGGGGATCTCGAGGATGGATTTTTCGTCGAGGACGACGGCCCGGGTATCCCCGTAGAGCGACACGACGAGGTCGTCGAACCAGGCGTGACGACGAGTTCGCGCGGGACGGGGCTCGGATTGATGCTCGTCACGCAACTCGCCAGCCTGTACGACTGGGAGTGGACGCTCACCGAGAGCAGGGATGGCGGAACGCGCTTCGAGTTTACCGGTGTCGACCTCGTCGGGGACGCGAACTGA
- a CDS encoding RAD55 family ATPase, translating to MVGRLETGIDVLDRKLDGGLPPGCMVAYTASPASQSELLLYELTAARGTLYLTTERTDDVVRHAIESSRSRVGSPTVRHVNEADPLEEADRLISALPDGANLIIDTMDVLEQADADSYLEFLNGLKSHMLETGSIAVLHCLKRPNPPANRPTTEHVADAVFDLRTSLEGTEIENHLAIPKFRGGGSPTEIIKLQLTEQVEIDTSRDIA from the coding sequence ATGGTTGGTCGGCTGGAAACGGGAATCGACGTGCTGGATCGGAAGTTAGACGGTGGATTGCCACCCGGCTGTATGGTCGCCTACACCGCCAGTCCCGCCAGCCAGTCTGAACTCCTGCTCTACGAACTGACCGCCGCACGGGGAACGCTCTATCTGACCACCGAACGCACCGACGACGTCGTTCGCCACGCCATCGAATCCTCCCGGAGCCGCGTCGGCAGCCCCACCGTTCGCCACGTCAACGAAGCCGACCCGCTCGAGGAGGCCGACCGACTCATCAGCGCCCTGCCGGACGGGGCGAACCTTATCATCGACACGATGGACGTCCTCGAGCAGGCTGACGCCGACAGCTATCTCGAGTTCCTCAACGGCCTCAAATCCCACATGCTCGAGACGGGAAGCATCGCCGTGCTCCATTGTCTGAAGCGGCCGAATCCGCCCGCGAACCGGCCCACGACGGAACACGTCGCCGATGCGGTGTTCGACCTACGAACGTCACTCGAGGGAACCGAGATCGAAAACCACCTCGCGATTCCGAAGTTCCGTGGCGGCGGGTCGCCGACTGAGATCATCAAGCTCCAGTTGACCGAGCAGGTCGAGATCGATACGAGTCGGGATATCGCCTGA
- the sucC gene encoding ADP-forming succinate--CoA ligase subunit beta, translating to MKLHEYQAKQVFADAGIPTPDSTLASDVDGVVAAAEEIGYPVAIKAQVQVGGRGKAGGIKLADDEAEAREAADAILGMDLKGYHVEQVLVEQAVDFTDELYVGVTMDRGAGKPVAMVSTKGGVDIEAVAEETPEAIASEHIDPAFGMHPYQARKAVYDAGVDRDLARDVSSVLTTLYQLWDDRDGADAEINPLMVTSDNEVIAADAVMNIDEDALFRQPELAEMEADAASGDALEQKADEYDFDYVRLEGNVGIIGNGAGLVMTTLDLVDHYGGEPANFLDVGGGAKAARIANALDMVFSDDNVDSVVFNIFGGITRGDEVAKGINEALGQFEEIPKPVVVRLAGTNWEEGMEILNEDLVTVEQTLEDAVQRAVSYADEVNQ from the coding sequence ATGAAACTTCACGAGTATCAGGCGAAGCAGGTGTTCGCCGACGCCGGGATTCCCACGCCCGACTCGACGCTCGCGTCCGACGTCGACGGCGTGGTGGCGGCGGCCGAGGAAATCGGCTACCCTGTCGCGATCAAAGCACAGGTACAGGTCGGCGGCCGGGGGAAAGCCGGGGGGATCAAACTCGCCGACGACGAGGCAGAAGCCCGCGAGGCAGCCGACGCGATTCTCGGCATGGATCTCAAAGGCTACCACGTTGAACAGGTACTGGTCGAGCAGGCCGTCGACTTCACCGACGAACTGTACGTCGGCGTCACGATGGATCGCGGCGCTGGCAAACCCGTCGCGATGGTCTCGACGAAAGGCGGCGTCGACATCGAGGCCGTCGCCGAGGAAACCCCGGAAGCAATCGCTTCCGAGCACATCGACCCGGCCTTCGGCATGCACCCCTATCAGGCCCGCAAGGCCGTCTACGATGCCGGTGTCGACCGTGACCTGGCGCGTGACGTCTCGAGCGTCCTGACCACACTCTATCAGCTCTGGGACGACAGGGATGGCGCCGACGCCGAGATCAATCCGTTGATGGTCACGAGCGATAACGAGGTCATCGCGGCCGACGCCGTGATGAACATCGACGAGGACGCCCTGTTCCGCCAGCCCGAGCTCGCGGAAATGGAAGCGGACGCTGCGAGCGGCGACGCCCTCGAGCAGAAAGCCGACGAGTACGACTTCGACTACGTTCGCCTCGAGGGGAACGTCGGCATCATCGGCAACGGTGCCGGACTCGTGATGACGACGCTCGACCTGGTCGACCACTACGGTGGCGAACCCGCGAACTTCCTGGACGTCGGTGGCGGCGCAAAGGCCGCTCGAATCGCGAACGCGCTGGACATGGTGTTCTCCGACGACAACGTTGACAGCGTCGTCTTCAACATCTTCGGGGGGATCACCCGCGGCGACGAGGTCGCCAAGGGGATCAACGAGGCGCTCGGTCAGTTCGAAGAGATTCCAAAGCCGGTCGTCGTTCGCCTGGCTGGGACGAATTGGGAGGAAGGCATGGAGATTCTGAACGAAGACCTCGTGACGGTCGAACAGACTCTCGAGGACGCAGTCCAGCGTGCTGTTTCCTACGCTGATGAGGTGAACCAATGA
- the sucD gene encoding succinate--CoA ligase subunit alpha — MSVLVDDDTRVVVQGITGGEGKFHAGQMIEYGTNVVAGAVPGKGGQEVHGVPVYDTVNEAVEAENADASVVFVPPAFAGDAMFEALDTDLDLVVAITEGVPTQDMARVKRRLDETNTYLIGPNCPGLITPGEAKLGILPGNIFASGEVGLVSRSGTLTYQVVDNLTQRGIGQTTAIGIGGDPIIGTSFIDALELFENDPDTKAIAMCGEIGGEDEEEAAAYIDEHVDTPVAGFIAGRTAPPGKRMGHAGAIVSGSGTGTAESKINALNDAGVPVGDTPEEVADHIESFL, encoded by the coding sequence ATGAGCGTACTCGTCGACGACGACACCCGCGTTGTGGTACAGGGAATCACCGGCGGGGAGGGTAAGTTCCACGCCGGCCAGATGATCGAATACGGGACGAACGTCGTGGCCGGAGCCGTCCCGGGGAAGGGCGGCCAGGAGGTTCACGGCGTACCCGTCTACGACACGGTCAACGAGGCGGTCGAAGCGGAGAACGCCGACGCATCGGTCGTCTTCGTCCCGCCTGCGTTCGCGGGCGACGCGATGTTCGAGGCCCTCGATACGGATCTTGACCTCGTCGTGGCGATCACCGAAGGTGTCCCGACCCAGGACATGGCGCGCGTGAAGCGTCGCCTGGACGAGACCAACACCTACCTGATCGGCCCGAACTGTCCCGGCCTGATCACGCCCGGCGAGGCGAAACTCGGCATCCTCCCTGGCAACATCTTCGCCTCCGGCGAGGTCGGCCTCGTCTCTCGTTCGGGTACTCTGACCTACCAGGTTGTCGACAATCTCACCCAGCGCGGGATCGGTCAGACCACCGCTATCGGTATCGGTGGCGACCCGATCATCGGCACGAGCTTCATCGACGCCCTCGAGCTGTTCGAGAACGACCCGGACACGAAAGCGATCGCCATGTGTGGTGAGATCGGTGGCGAGGACGAAGAGGAGGCCGCGGCCTACATCGACGAGCACGTCGACACGCCGGTCGCAGGCTTCATCGCCGGTCGGACGGCCCCGCCAGGAAAGCGGATGGGCCACGCCGGCGCAATCGTCTCCGGTTCCGGAACCGGCACCGCGGAGAGCAAGATCAACGCCCTCAACGACGCGGGCGTCCCCGTCGGCGACACGCCCGAGGAAGTCGCCGATCACATCGAGAGCTTCCTCTAG
- a CDS encoding RAD55 family ATPase → MERMPLGISRFDAMIGGGAPAGSVVLLASESGAGGREFAYTATAMNGLAHADADLFEFYYGDLEPGVALPEAVHYISFTGERSALVDEMGFVLEDDLVERGTDPVSFRDLSTEYFQLTPVPTDWYSETRTDIRNLGKSTNRRDVLEALGDYLTTHAAGNLVVIDSATDLLAAAGSTDRLARTDLTVLLKGLKRASYHWGGIVLLLVNVETLTDREFGRLKEATDGTLRFEWESGGSERDRTLVVEEFRGVLSRLEDENIVRFETEIRDSGFDISNVRKIR, encoded by the coding sequence ATGGAGCGAATGCCACTCGGAATCTCGCGGTTCGATGCGATGATCGGTGGCGGAGCCCCGGCCGGAAGCGTCGTCCTCCTCGCCAGCGAATCCGGGGCGGGCGGACGGGAGTTCGCCTACACAGCGACGGCGATGAACGGGCTCGCCCACGCCGACGCCGACCTGTTCGAGTTCTACTACGGCGACCTCGAGCCCGGCGTCGCCCTCCCCGAGGCTGTCCACTACATTTCCTTTACCGGCGAGCGATCGGCCCTCGTCGACGAGATGGGCTTCGTCCTCGAGGACGACCTGGTCGAACGCGGCACCGACCCCGTCTCTTTTCGTGACCTCTCGACGGAGTACTTTCAGCTCACGCCGGTGCCGACCGACTGGTACAGCGAGACGCGTACCGATATCAGAAACTTAGGCAAGAGTACGAATCGGCGGGACGTCCTCGAGGCACTGGGCGATTATCTGACGACCCACGCCGCCGGGAATCTGGTCGTGATCGACTCAGCCACTGATTTGCTCGCCGCGGCCGGGAGCACTGATCGACTGGCTCGAACGGACCTCACGGTACTTCTGAAGGGGCTGAAACGGGCCTCCTACCACTGGGGCGGTATCGTCCTGTTGCTCGTGAACGTCGAAACGTTGACCGATCGGGAGTTCGGCCGCCTCAAAGAAGCCACCGACGGGACGCTCCGATTCGAGTGGGAGAGCGGCGGCTCAGAACGCGACCGCACGCTCGTCGTCGAGGAGTTCCGGGGCGTCCTCTCGCGGCTCGAGGACGAGAACATCGTCCGATTCGAGACAGAGATTCGGGACAGCGGCTTCGATATTAGCAACGTGCGCAAGATCCGGTGA
- a CDS encoding DUF1818 family protein, whose product MPEDGTSEDGDASDAEGARSPRSESSEVGDDHDESTSVAFDERALEAAPEDGEPTAARALEAASEDESATDPLAGLADRVVEHGAETDDHVAEELFDREDVTELDSDLLWEELEGDADAGIDPDRDDREYRTISKRKYCHQCEHFAAPPEVGCTNEGTEIIELTSMDSFRVVDCPVVLEDEALEKTH is encoded by the coding sequence ATGCCTGAAGACGGTACATCGGAGGACGGAGACGCGTCGGATGCGGAGGGCGCCCGCTCCCCCCGTTCCGAATCGAGCGAGGTCGGCGACGACCACGACGAGTCCACGTCCGTCGCGTTCGACGAACGCGCGCTCGAGGCCGCCCCCGAGGACGGTGAGCCGACGGCAGCACGAGCACTCGAGGCTGCCTCCGAGGACGAGTCGGCGACAGATCCCCTCGCCGGCCTCGCCGACCGGGTTGTCGAGCACGGAGCCGAAACGGACGACCACGTCGCCGAGGAGTTGTTCGACCGCGAAGACGTGACCGAACTCGACAGCGACCTCCTCTGGGAGGAACTCGAAGGCGACGCCGACGCAGGCATCGACCCGGATCGAGACGACCGCGAGTACCGGACGATCTCGAAACGGAAGTACTGCCACCAGTGTGAACATTTCGCCGCCCCACCCGAGGTTGGGTGTACGAACGAGGGTACCGAGATCATCGAACTGACGTCGATGGACTCGTTCCGGGTCGTCGACTGTCCGGTAGTGCTCGAGGACGAGGCGCTCGAGAAGACGCACTAG
- a CDS encoding transcription factor S, whose product MQFCGDCGSMMKADGEHMVCTNDDCGATMARDKEQEASFVTTESQTFDDVIETDESANFEGKPIASDVRCDDCGNEEAWYTIKQTASADEPPTRFFKCTECGYRWREYN is encoded by the coding sequence ATGCAGTTCTGTGGCGACTGTGGCTCGATGATGAAAGCCGACGGTGAGCACATGGTGTGTACGAACGACGACTGCGGAGCCACGATGGCTCGCGACAAAGAGCAGGAAGCGTCGTTCGTCACGACGGAATCCCAGACGTTCGACGACGTCATCGAGACGGACGAGAGCGCGAACTTCGAAGGGAAGCCGATCGCCTCGGATGTTCGATGTGACGACTGTGGCAACGAGGAAGCCTGGTATACGATCAAGCAGACGGCCTCGGCCGACGAGCCACCGACGCGATTTTTCAAGTGCACCGAGTGTGGCTATCGCTGGCGAGAGTACAATTGA
- a CDS encoding Yip1 family protein, with the protein MPPTTPLRRPAAYFEQTSQSRVSGTLVFVAHLIVDLAAVFSIVWLLFRQIDNPPAGLQSELFSQLVGLAVFGAIVYAIAWLLVSALMHVLSGGSGTDGTFWDAMDVAGWAYAPEIVTAPLLLALAWNSIRGLTLDGSDPQRLVAQLETLESAAHHPVSLLVVAIVVAWSVYILAKGTAATHDVSTDKTLPPAIIVGIGAFLFALV; encoded by the coding sequence ATGCCGCCCACGACCCCCCTCCGCCGGCCAGCAGCCTATTTCGAGCAAACATCCCAGTCTCGTGTATCCGGCACCCTCGTATTCGTCGCCCACCTCATCGTCGACCTCGCCGCCGTGTTTTCCATCGTGTGGCTCCTATTTCGCCAGATCGACAACCCACCGGCAGGGCTCCAGAGCGAACTGTTCAGCCAGCTCGTCGGACTCGCCGTTTTCGGTGCGATCGTGTACGCCATCGCCTGGCTCCTCGTTAGTGCACTCATGCACGTTCTGAGCGGCGGTTCAGGCACTGATGGGACGTTTTGGGACGCAATGGACGTTGCCGGCTGGGCCTACGCACCGGAGATCGTGACAGCACCGCTGTTGCTCGCACTGGCCTGGAACTCGATCCGAGGGCTCACACTCGATGGGTCGGATCCACAGCGCCTTGTCGCACAACTCGAGACCCTCGAGAGCGCCGCACATCATCCGGTCAGCCTTCTCGTCGTCGCCATCGTCGTCGCCTGGAGCGTGTACATCCTCGCGAAGGGAACCGCAGCGACCCACGACGTCTCGACCGACAAGACGCTCCCGCCGGCAATCATCGTCGGCATCGGTGCGTTTCTGTTTGCCCTCGTCTGA
- a CDS encoding transcription initiation factor IIB family protein encodes MYNASARIEHESWLEELERIADRLELSSEARSTAADLFLANVPESDRSKRAMLAASVYAGSLVASDGRTQCAVADAADVSRLSIQQRWKDLLEDAGLEPPKW; translated from the coding sequence ATGTACAACGCCAGCGCTCGCATCGAACACGAGTCCTGGCTCGAGGAACTCGAGCGAATCGCCGACCGGCTCGAACTCTCGAGTGAGGCGCGGTCGACGGCCGCAGATCTATTTCTCGCGAACGTCCCTGAATCGGATCGCTCGAAACGAGCGATGCTAGCGGCAAGCGTGTACGCCGGCTCACTCGTCGCCAGCGACGGCCGTACCCAGTGTGCCGTCGCCGACGCCGCCGATGTCTCCCGACTCTCGATCCAGCAGCGGTGGAAAGACCTGCTCGAGGACGCCGGTCTCGAGCCGCCGAAGTGGTAA